Part of the Acomys russatus chromosome 19, mAcoRus1.1, whole genome shotgun sequence genome, TGCAACATCATACTTAGCCAAAAGCCTTTTTCTTTCGATCCTCTGTTGGGAAGCtgcatctttttattattattattatgtgtacaagtgctctgcctgcgtgtacacctgcccgccagaagagggcaccagatccacattatagatggttgtgagccactatgtagttgctgggaattgaactcaggacctctggaagagcagccagtgctcttaacctctgagccatctctccagcctccagtgcAGCATCTTCTAACAAATGTTGCCTGCCTGATAGAGGAAGAGgggcctttcccttcctccctaggCGTTGGCGCATGAACAAATGGCGGTAGGGGAGGAGTGGGTTACCCTTGCTAGCCAGCCATAGAGCCCGACAGAGCGGGACGTTAATTGTAACTGCCCAGCGTACAGAAAGTCAATGGAATGTGATGGAGCAATTAGAGTCTTGCAGGCAAGGTCAAAGAGTGATGTTTAAGTGCAGAGAGCAGGAGCCCagggctggcatggtggcagcTGAGACCATGTGGGTCAGGCCACACATATGTCGTACCACAAGAGCATGAGGAAAGATGTGGATGGATAATGCTGAGTGGAGGTGATGGTGTCTGcagagcccaggagcccagggtGTGTGAAGACTCTGGAGTGAGTCTCTCAGGTGAGGGAAAGCGACACCAGGCAGAGGAGCGCAGCACGACCTGCAAGGCCCGTCCTCAAGTCGGGCCAGTACAGGTATGTGTGAGTGGTGAGACTCAGCCTGCTGGGGCCTGACTTGACATTGCCTGGTGTGCCGGGCATCTGGACCCAGCAGAGGCATGCTGGTGAGGGCCCAGCTCGAGACCAGCATCAGAGAACTAAGTTGGTTACCTGTCCTCAGGTATGTAGGATGAAGTCTGTAAGGTGTGTGTTGTCATGGCGTGTCATGGTGGAGGTCTCAGGAGCTAGAATCGGAGGTCTAGAAAGGAGTGAAGACAGGTTCAGGTGGGGTTTAGGGTGCAATTGGAGAGGCTTGGGAGAGCACAGTCTTCAGAGTATGACAGCTCAGTCCTGAGGCAAATTCCGGCAGCAAGAGACTGTGAGATTGGCAGGTAGCATCTTTTCGGGTGTGTGGCGGCAGCTGCTTAGATGTGGTGTCATGGCTAAAGTCTCAGGGGCCGGAATCAGAGAGAAGTGTGTGACTGGGTTTCCCACTGGAACCAGAGGAGCCAGGCGAGGCACATGCAAGTAGAACTGTCTGCTGTACACATTGCAGGCTAAGGGTGCAGTGGTGGGAGATGGGACTTCTCGGCGGGGgtccaggccctgggttcagggAGGCAGTCTGGAGTCCCTTAGAACAGGACTGCAGACCTGGAGGGCGTCAGGGGATGGAGAGCAGCATCCATGCAGGAGTGTGCCGCAAGGCTGGCAGAGGAGGTTGCTAAGAGACAGATTTGTACTCCCTGGTCTCCTAGGTAAGGGATGGAAGAGGCTGCTGAGGTCAGAAACAGGCTCGAATCCCAAGTCTGGCGGACTTGGCCACACACGGTGGGAGTATGTTGGGTAACTTAGTCTGTGGAACCTGCACACCACAGTTAGCAAATCCTTTCTCAGGTCAGTCTGGGTCGAGCAAAGCAGGCAGAGCCAACTGTCAGGTGAGGCCTCAGACCCAAAGAATTGCATCCAATTGCTGAGTGGAGAGCTAAGGAGACATAAGTGAGACATCAGACGTCATAGTCAAACCCGGAGAAGGGTATTAGGCCATGTCGCTGGCCAGTCACATGTGGATGGAGTGTGAGGGCTCAGGATCAGGTAGGTAGCACTGGCCCGTCAGGCGTGGTCTGAAAATCCAGAGCCATATACAGGTTAGTAGAGCCAGCCCATCTGGTGTGTGGCTCATGGAGCTGAGATGTGTTTTTCTGGCCTTCCAGGTATGGTCTGTAGAGCCATAGTCAATAACCTGATACATAGTTGTGGCTCACCAAGCACATTCAGAGGAGCCAGGGTGCATAGTGTGCCAGTAGGCAGAGCAGGtctcttagaactcactatgtagacccagctggcctcgaactcagggatccgcctgcctctgcctccccgagtgctggaattaaaggcgtggcgtgcgccaccgccacctGTCTTGTAAGATACAgcagtttttttttggggggggttctttttctgtttgtttggttggttggttggttttggttttggttttttttttttttttttttttttttttttggtttttcgagacagggtttctctgtgtagccttggccatcctggactcactttgtagaccaggctggcctcaaactcacagcgatccgcctgcttctgcctcccgagtgctgggattaaaggcatgcgccaccacgcccggctcttggttttggttttttgagacagggtctctctgtgtagccttggctgtcctggacccgctttgtagaccaggctggcctcgaactcacagtgatccacctgcctctgcctcccgagtgctgggattaaaggcgtgcgccactgcacctggcaagATACAGGTTTGAACTGTGAGAATTAGAGGTGAATGCTGGTAGGTGACAGTGGCTCATCAGTTGTGTTCTGGAAGGGCCAAGGCCAGAGGCAGACGGTTGACCCGCTAGGTGGAGACCGCTGAGGGCTGAGGAGTTGAGTACAGGTAGGCGTTGGATTCAGTCAAAGGCGGTGGCGGTGAAGCCTGAAGGAGCGTGGTCCAGGCTCAAAGAGTAGAGGCCACCCAGGTGGTTTGAGAAGCCGGGGCCCCACTCGGGTAGAGATGACGTGTCAGACATGCCCTGGAGAGACATACTGGTAGGTGGAGCTGGCCAGGTATGGTCTGAGGACCCAAGGGTGAGTAGACCTCACCCTCTAGATGTGGATTGAGGAGCCGGCCTGGGAGGTGAAATCAGAAGAGCTGAGGTCACACTAAGAGGAAGGAGACTTGTCCCACCAAGTGCAGCAACAGAAGGAGCCATCATGGAACATAGGTGGGCAGATTGGCTCGGCGTCGCCTGTGTCAGCCAGCAGTCACAGCTGGCCTGCCAGAGGTAGGCTTGAGGAGCTCAGATTGAGCGTGGGCAGTTAGGGCTGACTTGTTCATAGAAGATTCGGGCAAAGGTAGGGTACACCCGGGTGTGGAGAAGCCCAAGGAGCTATGGTTAAGAATGACCTCTCTTAAAGCAGACAcatagtggggctggagaggtggctcaggggtgaaGAGCGGTtaactggctgttctttcagaggccccgggttcaattcccagcacccacatggcagctcacaacagtgtaattcctgttccaggggatctgacatcctcacacacacacatacgtgcagtcaaaaacatcaatgtacaaaaaataaaaataaattgcttttaaaaaaaatcatgcacaTAGTACTGGCCCATAAAATTGACAAGTACTGtaggtcttttgttgttttgtggttgtttggttttttgagacaaggtttctctgtgtagccttggctgtcccagacttgctttgtagtacTGTAGGTCGTATAGGCTGTCTGCAAACCCTAATTTAAGTGTATGTATATAGGTATGGTTTTCTAACAAGGAGCTAGAGGTAGATGCATCTGGGGCCATTCAGGGAAGTCCTTGGAGCTTGCTTCTGGCTGGGGTGTGTCCGCCTGTGTCTTGGAGGTAAGGACCAGGTATGGCTGAGAAAGCAGAAGAGCATCTCAGGCCATCTCAGGTGGGTCTGTGGAGCGCAGATGGTGGGGGACGGTCTTAACTAATGAGATGCAGGCTCAGTGCATTGCTGGTGCTGTGGTTAGGCCAGCTTGGTGGTGCTGGATCTGTATGTCAGGTGTCACAAGCTGTGCAGGCTTGTTGGAGATAGCTGGGGCCAGAGGAAAGTACGTAGAGCTCGGTCCCCACAAAGGTTAAGGAGCCAAGATCGGGCAGCGCGCAGGCTGTGTCCACTGGCGCTGGATTCAGGTAGACAGAGCCAGGTCTCCCAGGTGACGGTGTAATTGGTCCACACCGGGTTTACCCAGCCTTGCCAATCAATCCATGGATCCAGGAAGAGGCGACCTTGCCACTTGGGTTCAGACACTGAAGTACCCTAGGCTTGTTAGGTGAAATGTGTGGGGAAGACTCTAACCCAGGAACACATAAACTTCTGGCTGGCCAGACCTGAGGGGTTTGATAAGACGTGGTTGTGTAAAAGAGCCACAGTGGGGCTGGTAGGGTGGCGCAGCGGGTTAACACACCTGACGGCCACAGTGGGGCTGGTAGGGTGGCGCAGTGGGTTAACACACCTGACGGCCACAGTGGGGCTGGTAGGGTGGCGCAGCGGGTTAACACACCTGACGGCCACAGTGGGGCTTGCAGGGTGGCGCAGCGGGTTAACACACCTGACGGCCACAGTGGGGCTGGTAGGGTGGCGCAGCGGGTTAACACACCTGACGGCCACAGTGGGGCTGGTAGGGTGGCGCAGCGGGTTAACACACCTGACGGCCACAGTGGGGCTGGTAGGGTGGCGCAGCGGGTTAACACACCTGACGGCCACAGTGGGGCTGGTAGGGTGGCGCAGCGGGTTAACACACCTGACGGCTCGGTGATCTGAACTgtatccccaagacccacattgTGGGAGAAGAACGACGGACCTTCACGCACACGTGCAGATATGCGCACGATCCATCAGTCACAGTGAAATATACCAATTTAGGAGAAACAGCATCAAGGCacatacttctttttttgtttgtttgtttttttttttgtttgttttgttttgttttgtttttgttctgttttttgagacagggtttctccgtgtggccttggctgtcctggactcaactttgtagaacaggctgacgtCATaccgatctgcctgtctcctgccttcccgagtgctgggatttaaaggcgcgcaccactacacccagctaagGCACATACTTCagatcctagtacttgggaggctgagaccagAAGATCAAGTGTTTGAGACTTTGACACAAAatactgaaggaaggaaggaaggaaggaaggaaggaaggaagacagaacgACCAGTCATAGCAGTATGTGTGTCTGGGTCAGCCTGGAGGtcagagagaggagatggagtgCCCCAAGCCAGTCCCACTACCTGCCCTCAGTCAGGCCAAACTTAGGCTGTTGCGAGGACCTGGGGGATGTGTAGCCAGTCGCCTCATGGGTGTACAGTCTTCGAGTTGCCCTAGGGATACAAATGGTACCATATGAGGGTTTAGAGGCTTAAGTCATACTTACCAGTGTGAGGGCTGCTGACTACCCAATGCCAGTTCGAACACAGTCCATTAGGCAAGATCTGAGAGCACATGTCACTCCTAAGGAGGCCTGTGAGATGGTCGCTGTAGAAAATCTATTCCCTAAACCTGGTTCCTTCCACTATCCACAGGGTAGGTACAGGTACGAGGCTCTGGTCTGTCAGTGGCTGAGGAGACAGGGTAGGCACAGGTACAAGGCTCTGGTCTGTCAGTGGCTGAGGAGACAGGGTAGGCACAGGTACGAGGCTCTGGTCTGTCAGTGGCTGAGGAGACAGGGTAGGTACAGGTATGAGGCTCTAGTCTGTCAATGGCTGAGGAGACAGGGTAGGTTACAGGTACGAGGCTCTGGTCTGTCCCAAGGCTCTGGTCTGTCAGTGGCTGAGGAAACATGGTAGGCACAGATGTGAGGTTTTGGGTCTGTCAATGGGGGAGCATACAGGTCCTGGGTTTCTCAAGGTTTCAACAGGTAAGTTCCTCAGAGATATGAGTGCTTGGCCTACCAGTGTCTGAGGAGATGAGGCATGGCACAGGTATGAGGCACTAAATTCATCAGTGTCTGAAGCAATAAGGTAGGCACAGGCATGAGGCACTTAAGTCGTGTctgctgcatgtgtgcacaggtatgaAGGCGTGGCCTGCCAGCATCTGAGGAGATGGGATTGTGAACCTGTATGAGAGCCTGTGTATGTCAACATCTGAGGAAGCAGGTTTAGCACAGATCGAGAGCGCTTCtgtcagcactggagaggcaggaacTGGCACGGGTCATGGTGAGGCAGGCTAAGCAAGGGTATGGCTCTGTCAACACCGAGAAAGCCAAGAATGACACGGGTATAGGCTCTCTGTCTGCCAGTGCTGAGGAGACGGGAGCTGACAGAGGTTTGAGGCCTTGGGTTGGCCATGGTAACATCTTTAGTTGTGTTGAGGCTTTGATCGGTCCTGTGTGTATACCTACCTTGGCGCCACCTTGGAGAGTCACGGAGCCTGGTGTGCTACATGACAAGAGTTGGGTTGGGTCAAGCCCTCCAAGTTGTGTCTGTGGAAGCGTGGCTTTCCAGGGACAAGCGTGGTAGGTGGGGGGGTAGGGTGAGCCTGCCTGCCTTCAatgcctttttccttctcttttagtGGGTAGGTGGCCGCTACTCGCTGTGGTCAGCCATTGGACTGTCCATCGCTCTGCATGTGGGTGAGTGTTTCCCAGTCGCCTGCAGGGGGCAGTATTGCAGCGTGGGGTAGCCATTGTATCCACGAGTTGTTTGCTTAGCCTACAGGCTCCCATGCCTAGAACAATGTATCTTTTAGTACTGGGAGAAAGAAACTGCTCAGGGCCAGTTCTGAGGAGAGAGGCTATCTTCAGGGCCCACCTTTCTCCTGGGTCCAACTTTTCTTGGTTCCAGAAGAAACTGTAAACAGCCTCCTGGGAGAACACCGGGGTGGCCGCTTCTGGTTGATGCTGATTTGTGTCAACAGGTTTTGACCACTTTGAGCAGCTGCTCTCCGGGGCTCACTGGATGGTGAGTGCTAAAGTGGCCTGAGACATGGGTGGGTCCTCTccgctccttcctctcctcccctcgcTCCTCCCCCTGCCATCTGCCTCAGCTCTCTTACCCTGTTTCTTTCAGGACCAGCACTTCCAGAAGACGCCCCTGGAGAAGAACGCCCCCGTCCTGCTGGCTCTGCTAGGCGTCTGGTACATCAACTGCTTCGGGTGCGAGACCCATGCCATGCTACCCTACGACCAGTACATGCACCGTTTCGCTGCCTATTTCCAGCAGGTACCAGCTGCCAGGCCGTACACCGGGAGGGTCTAGTGGCCAGTTCCAGTGCCTCCCTTAGCCCTTGGGTGCGGCTGTGGCTTGTCGCTGCTGCTGGGTTCACGGCACATCTTGGCGACCAAGACCTAGTCCAAACCCATGTTGCTAGCTGGATTTTGGCACTGGCCAGACTTGTCCTGGATCAGTTGTGGGCATGTTGTCTTCTTCTTCCATTGTCACCTTCCTTTGCTGTTCTGGGCGATGGTGCGAGCAGGATCCCCTGTGACCTATCCTGTGGCCCATCTTGGGTACTTTGTCCGGTGACTGGAGAGTTTGCAGCCAAACCTTTCTGCATTTGTAATCACATGCAACAAAACTTAGCACCCTTTCGGGCCCTGACCCTGTGTCCAGCCCTCTTGTTTGGTCTGGGCACACCTACCCACTCAAGTCTCCTCTCCCCTTTGCTTttaatgtgtatttgtatgtgtctgtgtgagtgagtgccaCTGCTGTGTTCagggtgcccactgaggccagaagcagTTGATGGGATCCCTtggcgctggagttacaggtggttgtgatctaCCTGATGTGGGTTCCGGGAATTAAAATTGGGTCCTGGATGAGCAGGGCGCactccttaaccactgagccactcctcCCCATCTTCACGGTGGTTCTTTAGCTTGTACCCCtaccggccagaagagggcgccacatcacattatagatggttgtgcgccaccacgtggttgctgggacttgaactcaggaccgccagaagagcagtcagtgctcctaatctctgagccatctctccaaccccatggttgttccgttttttttttttttccccccccctttgagacagggtttgtgtagccttgactgtcctggacttgctttgtagaccaggctggcctcgaactcacagcgatgcacctgcctctgcctcccgagtgctgggattaaaggagtgtgccaccatgcctggctccacatGGTTGTTCTTAAAGTGAACAAGGTTCGACCTCTCAGTTTGTATGGTCGTGAGTGGTTTTCTTGGTCAAGAGAGCAGTGGACCGTCTTCCTGGCTTACCTTGGGCCTCCTATGGGAAgaacaaaatttgtttttaaagagatcCGCCTCTTGCCTCTAGATCCATCTTTTTTTGCTCATGGTTCTTATGGTGTGAGAGCCTTAAGCCAGAAAGCTCAGGGGACCTGAGGACCCACATTTACAGGGTTCCCCGCATGAAGAATGCTGAGGCCCCCCCAGGAAGGATCTGGGCCGTCTGTGAAATGTGACTCCTGCAGGGAGAGGTCTGAGTTTCTGTCCCTCATTCCAGGGTGACATGGAGTCCAACGGGAAGTATATCACCAAGTCCGGTGCCCGGGTGGACCACCAGACAGGCCCCATCGTGTGGGGGGAGCCAGGGACCAACGGCCAACATGCGTTTTACCAGCTTATCCACCAAGGTAGGGCCCGTCTGTCCTGGGCAAGTGGGTGTGGCGCCTAGCCGGGTAAAGATGGGGCAGCAGGGACCTCCCTGCTCAGGGCTGTGCCTTCCTGTATGCTGCTTGGGTAGCTCTCATGGGCTGGGGTTGTATGGATGACTGTGCCTCGGCCTTTGACAGGCACCAAGATGATCCCCTGTGATTTCCTCATCCCCGTCCAGACCCAGCACCCCATACGGAAGGGTCTGCATCACAAGGTGAGAAAAAGCCTGTCTGGACTGTTCTCCTGCTTCTCGGGGTTGTGGGACATGACCCTCCTGCAGCTGCTCGGCCTGTTAGATGAATTTCTCTCACTGTCACAGCAGATGACCACAACTTTACTGGCTTCAAACACagtctggctgggcgtggtggcacacacctttaatcctggcacttgggaggtagaggcaggcagatcgatgtgagttcgaggccagcctggtctacaaagtgaggccaggccagccagggatacacagataaaaaaaagaaagaaatacagtctGCCCTCTGAGTTCCCAGCGTTAGAAGCCCAGCTGGGTTCCTAGTTCGGAAAAGTCATGGGCTAAACTCAAGGTGTTAGCCTGTATTAGTTCCATCTCAGCTGCTGTGAGGAAAGGCTCCAAGCAAGAGcgaaggtttatttcagcttaccaGTCCATGACTGGGAGAAGGCAGGACAAGAGCTTGAGGCAGAGACCTGGAGGAatgctgtttgctggcttgctcGCAGGCTCATGCTTGCCTAGTTTCCTTATACAGTCTGGggtcacctgcctagggatggtgctgcccacagtaggcgGGGCCCTCCTGCATCAACGAACAGGAACAGTCGTGGCACTCCCCCACAGGCGAATTGGATCTGGGCAGTTTTCATTCGAAACCCCCACCTCAGGTGACTTTAGCCATGTCGAGTGGACACGTAAAGCCTAGGGTAGGGGAAAACACCTGTTCACTCAGGTTTCTGGCAGAGTCTACTTCCCTGTGAGGACCGACATTTGGCGGGTGAgtgtcttgtcttttgttttgcagctgggtcacatggtgcaacccaggctggccttgaacttggcagttgcctgcttcagcctcctgagtgtagggattgcaagtgtgtgccgccacaccccaGGCTGTACCTGTGGGGTGCAGCACTGTGGACTTGATTCAGCCAGAAAGGGGGGGTCAGTGCCCTTTACCTCTTAAAAGTTGTTAATGGCAGTCATTAGCAGGACGCTGCCTTGGCAGGTACAGAAGATCCTGTCGGGAAGCTTCGAGAGGTGGCAAACACCTGTGATTACAGCTATTTAGGTGACAGGAGGATCTGCCAGTTCAGTGGAACAAATACCTgactcagatttttttaaaaattaatttattcttatgacatctcaattgttatcccatctcttgtatcctccccttcctccctccctcccgctttccccctgctcccctcccctatgactgtgactgaggggggacctcctacccctgtatatgctcatagggtatcaagtctcttcttggtagcctgttatccttcatctgagtgccactaggatgtggtcaaatatggggcaccagagttcgtgtgaaagtcagtccccgctctccacttcaactgtggagaatgtcctgtccattggctagatctgggtaggggctgaCTCAGCTTTTTAAGAACGGATGGGGTTGTAGCTCAGCAGAGGACACTTGGGTTACATCctcccttaaaagaaaaaaatgaacagttAGCATTGTCACCTACCCTTTCCTGTCATCAGgtgttccctccttccttcttcctgaagTGTGCCGTGAGTGGACCATGCTAGAACTGACCCCCACCTGCGACGCGCCAGGCCGTCCCTGGCGGTGCTCACTCCTGTAactgtttgtctttcttgtcAGATCCTCTTGGCCAACTTCTTGGCCCAGACTGAGGCCCTGATGAGGGGAAAGTTGCCGGAAGAGGCAAAGAAGGAGCTCCAGGCTGCGGGCAAGAGCCCGGAGGACGTGGAGAAACTGTTGCCACACAAGGTCAGCCTTGCTTGTGAACTGCTTTAGGGTGATGTGCGGGAGCTAGGGAGATGACAGTGGGGGAGTCAGGGTAAGGGCTCATGGTAtgacttggctgtcctacacaGTGGGAGGGTCTGATCCCCTAGACTTAAATGTCTCAGTCTCTGGGACAGTCTGCCCTTCCTCTTCAAAAGCTGGAGGAccagctgggcaaggtggcgcacgcctgtaatccgagcacacagggaggcagaggcaggcagatctctgtgactttgaggccagcctggtctttacaGAGGGAATTAagtacagcctgggctacacagagaaaccctgtcttgaaaaaccaaactgagctggccgtggtggcgcacgcctttaatcccagcgctcgggaggcagaggcaggcggatcgctgagttcaaggccagcctggtctacaaagtgagtccaggacggccaaggctacacagagaaaccctgtctccgggggaaaaaaaatcccacacacATTTGGGGACCAGAATTATTTTGAGGACTTTCTCCCCTACCCCTCCTGCCCCCGGCAATATATTTTGGcaatattctttctcttcctccaactTATTCCAGATCTACCTACCCACTCAACTTTATagtctttttctaaaaataaataataaattgagTTGCAACAAAAAGCTAAcgaatgaacaacaacaacaaaaaacccatgcagtctgttttgtgttgatcaactatttcttttttttggttttccgagacagggtttctctgtgtagccttggccatcctggactcactttgtagaccaggatggcctcgaactcacagcgatccgcctgcctctgtttcccgagtgctgggattaaaggcatgcgccaccacgcccggcgatcAACTGCTTCTTGGTATGCATCCTGTCCTGCAATGTGGCAGTGTCACTctgttgaagaaaactgactttgccTTTCCTAGGAGCTGTCACTCATAGGTAGCTTCTTGGGTAGAGCAGGGGCTTTGTGCCTCCTTTTGCTCCTGTGATGGGACTTCTGTCTGCTTTGGGCTTCTGCGTGCTGTCACAGCGGCTATGAGCACACCAGCCCTGCTGTGTCTAGAAGGCACCATTTCCTTGACCTCACCGCCACTTTGGCTCTTAGACACCTTCCAGCTCTTCTTCTGCAGAgacccctgagccttgagggggaGGCATGCGTCTAGATGCCCCATTTAGTGCTGAGCGCCCCGAAGTCTCCCTGCCTCGTTATCACTTTAGACAGTTGATGTTCTCTGCAGGTCTTCGAAGGGAATCGTCCAACCAACTCAATCGTGTTCACCAAGCTGACACCATTCATTCTGGGAGCCTTGATCGGTGAGTGCGGGCAGGGAGGGACCGGCTGGCTTGGGATCAGTTGGCCTGGgacaaagaaaggcagaaaagccCTAACTGGCGGGGGGCGCGCCGTCCGCTTCTGCTTTCTCTGCAGCCATGTACGAGCACAAGATCTTCGTCCAGGGCATCATCTGGGACATCAACAGCTTCGATCAGTGGGGGTGAGTTGccgagggaagggagggggggtcTGTTGTGCCTTCGGGTGGGCTCTGAGCCGTGGCTCACCGTCCTGTCCCACCCCTCCCCGGCAGAGTGGAGCTGGGGAAGCAGCTGGCCAAGAAGATCGAGCCGGAGCTGGAAGGCAGCTCGGCCGTGACGTCCCACGATTCCTCCACGAACGGACTGATCAGCTTCATCAAACAGCAGCGGGACACCAAAGTGGAATAAGTTCTGTCAACTGCCCCCACTGACTG contains:
- the Gpi gene encoding glucose-6-phosphate isomerase; the protein is MAALTRNPQFQKLQEWHRAHKAELNLRGLFDADPERFNHFSLNLNTNHGQILVDYSKNLVNKEVMQMLVDLAKSRGVEAARDNMFNGTKINYTEDRAVLHVALRNRSNTPILVDGKDVMPEVNKVLEKMKSFCQRVRSGEWKGYTGKSITDVINIGIGGSDLGPLMVTEALKPYSSGGPRVWFVSNIDGTHIAKTLANLTPESSLFIIASKTFTTQETITNAETAKEWFLTAAKDPSAVAKHFVALSTNTTKVKEFGIDPQNMFEFWDWVGGRYSLWSAIGLSIALHVGFDHFEQLLSGAHWMDQHFQKTPLEKNAPVLLALLGVWYINCFGCETHAMLPYDQYMHRFAAYFQQGDMESNGKYITKSGARVDHQTGPIVWGEPGTNGQHAFYQLIHQGTKMIPCDFLIPVQTQHPIRKGLHHKILLANFLAQTEALMRGKLPEEAKKELQAAGKSPEDVEKLLPHKVFEGNRPTNSIVFTKLTPFILGALIAMYEHKIFVQGIIWDINSFDQWGVELGKQLAKKIEPELEGSSAVTSHDSSTNGLISFIKQQRDTKVE